Proteins encoded together in one Peribacillus asahii window:
- a CDS encoding ATP-dependent helicase yields the protein MTKFNDEQKLAIEFHTGAAGIVAGAGSGKSTVLLNRIKNLVEVHNEPQNSILAISFTRKTADELEKKLSKMGLGDVNVGTFHSICGRILVQEGITLKLIQDWQVANYLKSVDKNVDIDDVKSFISYQKNHNKTFTDKFIPKDSLYNENELRVFFKKYETMKSKAGLCDFDDYLTMCLDILQKNKGKYTYEFILVDEHQDSCLVQNMILQELCQSGNMFCLYDPRQAIYSWRAGNIEYCINFDKYWENPTIINLYKNYRSAKNIVNNANKFIKPYFKNYEHYVDSEAHNQSDGEITIRTYGTREIEGVEVVDKIEELIEQGEKLSEIAVLYRMNLHSSFVENELKRRGIDYEITNDSGFFKLKEVEAILSYLRLLHNPHDDQAFETVFRSRNYPLKYLKNDMLDKAKHYSGLHDISTYEAFVTMEVSEAKHKRSIREFENSINKLRLQVDREASVITLISNIVKSFNIDSGIRENYSNNDEINDRLNSIDVLKSFVKGNNLEQFITYVYSNNTKKKSKKNSVKLMSIHSSKGLEWNNCFLIGIEDGKFPHEKSGLDEEARLLYVGITRSKENLYISQIGLGESGRGNQFILEYFGDIK from the coding sequence ATGACTAAATTTAACGATGAACAAAAACTTGCAATCGAATTTCATACTGGAGCAGCAGGTATCGTAGCTGGAGCTGGTTCAGGTAAGTCAACAGTGCTACTTAACCGAATCAAAAACTTAGTGGAGGTACATAATGAACCGCAGAATTCCATCTTGGCTATTAGCTTTACACGAAAAACAGCAGATGAGCTAGAGAAGAAATTATCTAAAATGGGACTTGGTGATGTCAATGTAGGGACATTTCATTCTATATGCGGAAGAATTCTTGTTCAAGAAGGTATCACATTAAAACTAATTCAAGATTGGCAGGTTGCTAATTATCTCAAATCAGTTGATAAAAACGTTGATATAGATGATGTGAAAAGTTTCATCAGTTATCAAAAGAATCATAATAAAACATTCACTGATAAATTTATACCTAAAGATAGCCTATACAATGAAAATGAACTTAGAGTATTTTTCAAGAAATATGAAACTATGAAAAGTAAAGCAGGATTATGCGACTTCGATGACTACTTAACAATGTGTTTGGATATCCTTCAGAAAAATAAAGGAAAGTATACATATGAATTCATATTGGTTGACGAGCATCAGGATAGTTGCCTCGTGCAGAACATGATCTTACAAGAACTCTGTCAGTCAGGTAACATGTTCTGTTTATATGACCCAAGACAGGCAATCTACTCATGGAGAGCAGGTAATATTGAATACTGTATAAATTTCGATAAGTATTGGGAAAATCCAACTATCATTAACTTATATAAGAATTATCGTTCCGCTAAGAATATTGTGAATAATGCAAACAAATTCATTAAGCCTTACTTTAAGAATTATGAGCACTATGTGGATTCAGAAGCACATAATCAATCTGATGGTGAGATTACTATCCGTACATATGGAACCAGAGAAATTGAAGGAGTGGAAGTTGTAGATAAGATCGAGGAATTAATTGAACAAGGTGAAAAGTTAAGCGAGATTGCTGTATTATATAGAATGAACTTACATAGCAGCTTTGTTGAAAATGAGTTAAAAAGACGTGGAATTGACTATGAAATTACGAATGATTCAGGTTTCTTTAAGTTAAAAGAAGTGGAAGCCATTCTTTCTTATTTGAGATTATTACATAATCCACACGATGATCAAGCATTTGAAACAGTGTTTAGATCAAGAAATTATCCGTTGAAGTATTTAAAGAATGACATGTTAGATAAAGCTAAACATTATTCAGGTTTACATGATATATCTACATATGAAGCTTTTGTAACTATGGAAGTGTCTGAAGCAAAGCATAAAAGAAGCATCAGAGAATTTGAGAATTCAATAAACAAACTAAGACTTCAGGTAGATAGAGAAGCGAGTGTAATTACATTGATTAGTAATATTGTGAAAAGTTTCAATATTGATAGTGGGATTAGAGAGAATTATAGCAACAACGATGAAATTAATGATCGATTGAATAGTATTGACGTATTGAAAAGTTTTGTTAAAGGGAACAATTTAGAGCAGTTTATTACATACGTATATAGTAACAATACGAAAAAGAAATCTAAGAAGAATAGTGTTAAGTTAATGTCCATTCATTCATCCAAAGGGCTTGAGTGGAATAATTGTTTCCTAATTGGAATTGAGGATGGTAAATTTCCTCATGAAAAGTCAGGATTAGATGAGGAGGCTAGGTTGCTATATGTTGGAATAACTCGCAGCAAAGAAAACCTTTATATTTCACAGATTGGATTAGGGGAAAGTGGTAGAGGTAATCAATTTATCTTAGAGTATTTTGGTGATATTAAGTAA
- a CDS encoding GIY-YIG nuclease family protein codes for MEKLMDNEFKNVVCIYKIMNNKTGRVYIGSTTNLKHRINSHYTHLANNKHYNTDLQKDWNIYESKSFSFKILELINNRDNLPKAEKKYIDEYKNINGVYNKSDPTEENIHIRYKPKLKLSEKYPVKEGTIFIHTQTYIFNYINEKFKNLIESMKDHAATRIYYCKNDVDQWIISNIDDNDIKNDTRILKVLHKWYNKNGFAVTTSQLYKRELRTIFGITIAEDIEILLTTKSYDKLYLERKKRYKKGK; via the coding sequence ATGGAAAAATTAATGGACAATGAATTTAAAAATGTAGTGTGTATTTATAAAATCATGAATAATAAAACTGGTAGAGTGTACATAGGTAGTACAACTAACCTAAAGCATAGGATTAACTCTCATTATACCCATTTAGCAAACAATAAACATTATAATACAGACTTACAAAAAGATTGGAATATATATGAAAGTAAAAGTTTTTCTTTTAAAATTCTTGAGTTAATTAACAATAGAGATAATTTACCTAAAGCCGAAAAGAAATACATAGATGAATATAAAAATATAAATGGAGTATATAATAAAAGTGATCCAACAGAAGAAAATATCCATATACGATATAAGCCTAAATTAAAATTATCTGAAAAATATCCTGTTAAAGAAGGGACTATTTTTATACATACACAAACTTATATATTTAATTATATAAATGAAAAATTTAAAAACTTAATCGAGTCAATGAAAGATCACGCTGCTACAAGAATATATTACTGTAAAAATGATGTTGATCAATGGATTATAAGTAACATAGATGATAATGACATAAAAAATGATACGAGAATTCTAAAGGTGCTTCATAAATGGTATAATAAAAACGGCTTTGCTGTTACAACTTCTCAACTATATAAAAGAGAGTTAAGAACTATCTTCGGAATTACAATAGCAGAAGACATAGAAATACTTTTAACAACCAAGTCATACGATAAACTATACCTTGAAAGGAAAAAGAGATACAAAAAAGGTAAATGA